The Inquilinus sp. Marseille-Q2685 genome has a segment encoding these proteins:
- a CDS encoding FAD-binding oxidoreductase — protein sequence MTDLTALKRDLEGLRVTDDPVLVKQKSQDFFWYSPVLKRQLEHVTGDLVVSPTSEAEVVQALKAAYAHGVPVTPRGAGTGNYGQAMPLSGGMVLNLARMNRVTAIRPGAVAAEAGAVLAQMDVQTRARVGQEMRLFPSTYRMATIGGFLAGGSGGVGSIRWGGLRNLGNVMRVRLVTMEAEPRILDLTGEDLLKALHAYGTNGIITEVEIPLAAAPEWVDVVVGFDDWMDAVRFCEEIGRADGLLLKEIAPVAAPVPHDYFLKHRKFIRRDQSVALLMVADFAMGGFEAFMKRSKGEVLFRADTATDQEKRGLPPLYELTWNHTTLRAIKIDPTITYLQVLYPFPDHLRLVEEMTRIFGDEVPGHLEVIRFDGNVTCSGLPIVRFTTEERLDEIIRIHEDHGCLIFNPHRYTLEEGGMKRTDAVQLEFKRETDPRGLLNPGKMIGWDDPDYDLNSGRIYLFPGLQATG from the coding sequence GCCGGTGCTGAAGCGGCAGCTGGAGCATGTCACCGGCGACCTCGTCGTCTCCCCGACCTCGGAAGCCGAGGTGGTGCAGGCGCTGAAGGCCGCCTATGCCCATGGCGTGCCGGTGACGCCGCGCGGCGCCGGCACCGGCAATTACGGCCAGGCCATGCCGCTGTCGGGCGGCATGGTGCTGAACCTGGCGCGGATGAACCGGGTCACCGCGATCCGCCCCGGCGCGGTGGCGGCCGAGGCCGGCGCCGTGCTGGCCCAGATGGACGTGCAGACCCGGGCCCGGGTCGGGCAGGAGATGCGGCTGTTCCCCTCCACCTACCGGATGGCGACGATCGGCGGCTTCCTGGCCGGCGGCTCCGGCGGCGTCGGGTCGATCCGCTGGGGCGGCCTGCGCAACCTCGGCAACGTCATGCGGGTGCGGCTCGTGACCATGGAGGCGGAGCCGCGCATCCTCGACCTGACCGGCGAGGACCTGTTGAAGGCGCTGCACGCCTACGGCACCAACGGCATCATCACCGAAGTCGAGATCCCGCTGGCCGCGGCGCCGGAGTGGGTGGACGTCGTCGTCGGCTTCGACGACTGGATGGACGCGGTCCGCTTCTGCGAGGAGATCGGCCGGGCCGACGGGCTGCTGCTGAAGGAGATCGCGCCGGTCGCCGCCCCGGTGCCGCACGACTATTTCCTGAAGCACCGGAAGTTTATCCGCCGCGACCAGTCGGTGGCGCTGCTGATGGTGGCCGACTTCGCCATGGGCGGCTTCGAGGCCTTCATGAAGCGGTCGAAGGGCGAGGTGCTGTTCCGCGCCGACACCGCGACGGACCAGGAGAAGCGCGGCCTGCCGCCGCTCTACGAGCTGACCTGGAACCACACCACGCTGCGGGCGATCAAGATCGATCCGACCATCACCTATCTGCAGGTGCTGTACCCCTTCCCCGACCATCTGCGGCTGGTCGAGGAGATGACCCGGATCTTCGGCGACGAGGTGCCGGGGCATCTCGAGGTGATCCGCTTCGACGGCAACGTTACCTGCTCCGGCCTGCCGATCGTGCGCTTCACCACCGAGGAGCGGCTGGACGAGATCATCCGCATCCACGAGGACCATGGCTGCCTTATCTTCAACCCGCACCGCTACACGCTGGAGGAGGGCGGGATGAAGCGCACCGACGCGGTGCAGCTGGAGTTCAAGCGCGAGACCGACCCGCGCGGCCTGCTGAACCCCGGCAAGATGATCGGCTGGGACGACCCGGATTACGACCTGAACTCCGGCCGCATCTACCTGTTCCCGGGGCTGCAGGCGACGGGGTGA